In Papio anubis isolate 15944 chromosome 17, Panubis1.0, whole genome shotgun sequence, the following are encoded in one genomic region:
- the LOC100997776 gene encoding uncharacterized protein LOC100997776 isoform X2 codes for MKLSWSTVWEFQERLSQSWALEDNAVLRNLQTSMKELTRKHWDLPPPAEQMSSRVFPGIETLCEGDRLAVPTPPAQLPELMPSVPLGQKPCPLPAWPNGAVPKAQAQAHQHEGASPEPRTEDCSLGGQRLEMRAACPLVRSGFLLHGNTCPGTLGHSSTQTRMSGVHVSCAAILNTAPGTLSLLHLLWTAALEQKDAPRPASPLGPQHQALPGFMTERRHFERHQATRCPLSATPLSRRTTWHGRSPGGTRLAALQPQMAAGCFLLMFYFYFIFLASGPWEILNGELGPIKASGGS; via the exons ATGAAGCTTTCCTGGAGCACCGTCTGGGAATTTCAGGAGCGACTCTCTCAGAGCTGGGCCCTGGAGGACAACGCGGTCCTCAGGAACCTTCAAACCTCCATGAAGGAACTCACAAGGAAACACTGGGACCTGCCACCCCCAG CCGAGCAGATGTCCTCGAGGGTGTTCCCTGGCATTGAGACCCTCTGTGAAGGAGACAGACTGGCCGTCCCCACTCCACCAGCTCAGCTCCCGGAGCTCATGCCATCAGTCCCCCTGGGACAAAAGCCTTGTCCTCTCCCAGCCTGGCCCAATGGGGCTGTCCccaaggcccaggcccaggcccatcAGCACGAAGGGGCTTCCCCAGAGCCCAGAACAGAAGACTGCTCTCTGGGAGGCCAGAGGCTCGAGATGAGGGCAGCCTGTCCTCTGGTGAGGTCAGGCTTTCTATTACATGGAAACACTTGTCCAGGAACACTAGGCCACAGCTCCACACAGACCCGCATGTCGGGGGTCCATGTTTCCTGCGCTGCCATTTTGAACACGGCTCCTGGGACTCTGTCACTTCTCCATCTTCTGTGGACAGCAGCCCTGGAACAAAAAGACGCACCCCGCCCAGCGAGCCCACTGGGACCCCAACACCAGGCCCTGCCGGGGTTTATGACAGAGAGGAGGCACTTTGAAAGACACCAAGCAACAAGGTGTCCCCTGTCTGCAACTCCCCTCAGTAGAAGAACAACATGGCATGGAAGGAGCCCAGGTGGCACCCGCCTAGCTGCCTTGCAGCCCCAGATGGCTGCTGGCTGTTTTttactgatgttttatttttattttatatttttggcttCTGGGCCTTGGGAAATACTCAATGGTGAACTTGGTCCTATCAAGGCCTCTGGAGGGAGCTGA
- the LOC100997776 gene encoding uncharacterized protein LOC100997776 isoform X1, with protein MCLSWRLDLRVAKKKQRSRHHPVGERLMKLSWSTVWEFQERLSQSWALEDNAVLRNLQTSMKELTRKHWDLPPPAEQMSSRVFPGIETLCEGDRLAVPTPPAQLPELMPSVPLGQKPCPLPAWPNGAVPKAQAQAHQHEGASPEPRTEDCSLGGQRLEMRAACPLVRSGFLLHGNTCPGTLGHSSTQTRMSGVHVSCAAILNTAPGTLSLLHLLWTAALEQKDAPRPASPLGPQHQALPGFMTERRHFERHQATRCPLSATPLSRRTTWHGRSPGGTRLAALQPQMAAGCFLLMFYFYFIFLASGPWEILNGELGPIKASGGS; from the exons ATGTGTTTATCTTGGAGG CTGGACCTCAGGGTGGccaaaaagaagcaaagaagcaGGCACCACCCAGtgggag AGCGCCTCATGAAGCTTTCCTGGAGCACCGTCTGGGAATTTCAGGAGCGACTCTCTCAGAGCTGGGCCCTGGAGGACAACGCGGTCCTCAGGAACCTTCAAACCTCCATGAAGGAACTCACAAGGAAACACTGGGACCTGCCACCCCCAG CCGAGCAGATGTCCTCGAGGGTGTTCCCTGGCATTGAGACCCTCTGTGAAGGAGACAGACTGGCCGTCCCCACTCCACCAGCTCAGCTCCCGGAGCTCATGCCATCAGTCCCCCTGGGACAAAAGCCTTGTCCTCTCCCAGCCTGGCCCAATGGGGCTGTCCccaaggcccaggcccaggcccatcAGCACGAAGGGGCTTCCCCAGAGCCCAGAACAGAAGACTGCTCTCTGGGAGGCCAGAGGCTCGAGATGAGGGCAGCCTGTCCTCTGGTGAGGTCAGGCTTTCTATTACATGGAAACACTTGTCCAGGAACACTAGGCCACAGCTCCACACAGACCCGCATGTCGGGGGTCCATGTTTCCTGCGCTGCCATTTTGAACACGGCTCCTGGGACTCTGTCACTTCTCCATCTTCTGTGGACAGCAGCCCTGGAACAAAAAGACGCACCCCGCCCAGCGAGCCCACTGGGACCCCAACACCAGGCCCTGCCGGGGTTTATGACAGAGAGGAGGCACTTTGAAAGACACCAAGCAACAAGGTGTCCCCTGTCTGCAACTCCCCTCAGTAGAAGAACAACATGGCATGGAAGGAGCCCAGGTGGCACCCGCCTAGCTGCCTTGCAGCCCCAGATGGCTGCTGGCTGTTTTttactgatgttttatttttattttatatttttggcttCTGGGCCTTGGGAAATACTCAATGGTGAACTTGGTCCTATCAAGGCCTCTGGAGGGAGCTGA
- the TBC1D28 gene encoding TBC1 domain family member 28, translating to MSLVLSDRPPTNPPTSVLCSTWTQDTHRCLVLCINDFSKRDTAASADSEQLRGGEWCPQMHPFHRMKMDEDPDTLPAQEQGNIIITKYEQGHGAGAAMDMRHEQVDIGKYTNHLGIVHETELPPVSVLEVKVRACAYCVGGQSRDQESGVVGEAEGVAHGPGQW from the exons ATGTCACTGGTGCTGAGTGACCGCCCACCCACCAACCCACCCACCTCTGTGTTGTGCAGCACTTGGACACAAGACACACACAGGTGTCTGGTTCTGTGCATAAACGACTTTTCTAAGAGAGACACAGCTGCCTCAGCAGACTCAG AGCAACTCCGTGGGGGTGAGTGGTGTCCCCAAATGCACCCATTCCACAG GATGAAGATGGATGAGGACCCGGATACCCTGCCTGCCCAGGAGCAAGGCAACATCATCATTACCAAGTATGAGCAG GGACACGGAGCTGGGGCAGCAATGGACATGAGGCATGAGCAGGTTGACATTGGGAAATACACCAATCACCTTGGGATTGTGCA TGAGACGGAACTGCCCCCTGTCAGTGTCCTGGAGGTGAAGGTAAGAGCCTGTGCCTACTGCGTGGGAGGCCAGTCCAGGGACCAGGAATCAGGGGTGGTTGGTGAGGCAGAGGGGGTGGCCCATGGGCCCGGGCAGTGGTGA